A window of the Gossypium hirsutum isolate 1008001.06 chromosome A03, Gossypium_hirsutum_v2.1, whole genome shotgun sequence genome harbors these coding sequences:
- the LOC107927998 gene encoding transcription factor bHLH121 isoform X2 has protein sequence MDQLRKDAAFLQSIPSSNPSIIEFRQPPVDPLVPSTTRTQSKSGQRDGEEPKDCVTARKLQKADREKSRRDRLNEHFLELGNALDPDRPKNDKATILTDTIQLLKDLTSQVTKLKGEHAMLTEESRELTVEKNDLKDEKASLKSEIDDLNIQYQQRVRTMFPWASVDYPVVMAPPSYPFPVPMAMPPPGAIPMHPSMQPFPFFGNQNPGVIHNPCSTFVPYMTPNTMVEQQPTQHVTPPAQPSSRSHASGKEDSKNKSSGESKIEKTVDSNDVATDLELKTPGSTADQDLSSGQRKLKKSLRKENSNTEGSYSSRCSSSYSAQDSSSNSVVGGKKADDLDGRND, from the exons ATGGATCAACTCAGAAAAGACGCTGCTTTTCTTCAATCAATTCCATCTTCAAATCCTTCTATAATCGAGTTTCGTCAACCCCCAGTCGACCCGCTTGTTCCCTCCACGACCCGTACCCAATCCAAATCCGG cCAAAGGGATGGAGAGGAACCTAAGGATTGCGTTACGGCGAGGAAACTTCAAAAGGCTGACCGTGAGAAATCGAGAAGAGATCGACTTAatgaacattttcttgaattagGAAATGCACTCG ATCCTGATAGGCCCAAAAATGACAAAGCAACCATCCTTACCGATACCATTCAATTGTTGAAGGATCTTACATCTCAGGTCACCAAGCTGAAAGGAGAGCATGCCATGCTCACTGAAGAATCTCGTGAG TTGACCGTGGAGAAGAATGATCTAAAAGACGAGAAAGCatctctcaaatctgaaattgATGATCTTAATATTCAGTATCAGCAGAGAGTCAGGACTATGTTCCCATGGGCGTCTGTAGATTACCCGGTTGTCATGGCTCCTCCTTCTTATCCTTTTCCAGTACCAATGGCAATGCCTCCCCCAGGAGCTATTCCAATGCATCCGTCCATGCAACCGTTTCCTTTCTTTGGGAACCAAAATCCCGGGGTCATTCATAACCCCTGCTCCACTTTTGTCCCATATATGACTCCTAATACCATGGTTGAACAGCAACCGACACAGCATGTCACTCCACCTGCACAACCAAGCAGCCGGTCTCATGCTTCAGGCAAAGAAGATTCGAAAAACAAGTCCTCAGGAGAGAGCAAGATTGAGAAAACTGTGGATTCTAATGATGTTGCTACTGACCTTGAGTTAAAAACACCTGGTTCTACAGCAGATCAG GATTTATCATCGGGACAAAGAAAGCTCAAGAAATCTTTAAGGAAAGAAAACAGCAATACAGAAGGGAGTTATTCAAGCAGGTGCTCTTCATCTTATAGTGCACAAGATAGCTCATCCAATAGTGTAGTTGGTGGCAAAAAGGCAGATGACCTTGACGGGCGAAATGATTGA
- the LOC107927998 gene encoding transcription factor bHLH121 isoform X1, which translates to MDQLRKDAAFLQSIPSSNPSIIEFRQPPVDPLVPSTTRTQSKSGQRDGEEPKDCVTARKLQKADREKSRRDRLNEHFLELGNALDPDRPKNDKATILTDTIQLLKDLTSQVTKLKGEHAMLTEESREQLTVEKNDLKDEKASLKSEIDDLNIQYQQRVRTMFPWASVDYPVVMAPPSYPFPVPMAMPPPGAIPMHPSMQPFPFFGNQNPGVIHNPCSTFVPYMTPNTMVEQQPTQHVTPPAQPSSRSHASGKEDSKNKSSGESKIEKTVDSNDVATDLELKTPGSTADQDLSSGQRKLKKSLRKENSNTEGSYSSRCSSSYSAQDSSSNSVVGGKKADDLDGRND; encoded by the exons ATGGATCAACTCAGAAAAGACGCTGCTTTTCTTCAATCAATTCCATCTTCAAATCCTTCTATAATCGAGTTTCGTCAACCCCCAGTCGACCCGCTTGTTCCCTCCACGACCCGTACCCAATCCAAATCCGG cCAAAGGGATGGAGAGGAACCTAAGGATTGCGTTACGGCGAGGAAACTTCAAAAGGCTGACCGTGAGAAATCGAGAAGAGATCGACTTAatgaacattttcttgaattagGAAATGCACTCG ATCCTGATAGGCCCAAAAATGACAAAGCAACCATCCTTACCGATACCATTCAATTGTTGAAGGATCTTACATCTCAGGTCACCAAGCTGAAAGGAGAGCATGCCATGCTCACTGAAGAATCTCGTGAG CAGTTGACCGTGGAGAAGAATGATCTAAAAGACGAGAAAGCatctctcaaatctgaaattgATGATCTTAATATTCAGTATCAGCAGAGAGTCAGGACTATGTTCCCATGGGCGTCTGTAGATTACCCGGTTGTCATGGCTCCTCCTTCTTATCCTTTTCCAGTACCAATGGCAATGCCTCCCCCAGGAGCTATTCCAATGCATCCGTCCATGCAACCGTTTCCTTTCTTTGGGAACCAAAATCCCGGGGTCATTCATAACCCCTGCTCCACTTTTGTCCCATATATGACTCCTAATACCATGGTTGAACAGCAACCGACACAGCATGTCACTCCACCTGCACAACCAAGCAGCCGGTCTCATGCTTCAGGCAAAGAAGATTCGAAAAACAAGTCCTCAGGAGAGAGCAAGATTGAGAAAACTGTGGATTCTAATGATGTTGCTACTGACCTTGAGTTAAAAACACCTGGTTCTACAGCAGATCAG GATTTATCATCGGGACAAAGAAAGCTCAAGAAATCTTTAAGGAAAGAAAACAGCAATACAGAAGGGAGTTATTCAAGCAGGTGCTCTTCATCTTATAGTGCACAAGATAGCTCATCCAATAGTGTAGTTGGTGGCAAAAAGGCAGATGACCTTGACGGGCGAAATGATTGA
- the LOC107927818 gene encoding protein XAP5 CIRCADIAN TIMEKEEPER isoform X1 translates to MSGMGDGYVGTAQDAVRIRRLEKQREAERRKIQELKTKSASAKGQPGLLQFGSSTSEILETAFKKETVGLVTREQYVEKRVNIRNKIEEEEKEKLQKLQQEEEELQLQKRKKRKVKGNSRLSFADDFDNGSEEEDDENTASMMLSAETSESKRFSRGKFGKDPSVETSFLPDSEREAEEQAERERLRKQWILEQEQIKNEPLEITYSYWDGAGHRRVIQVRKGDTIGEFLRAVQQQLAPEFREIRTTSVENLLYVKEDLIIPHQHSFYELIINKARGKSGPLFHFDVHEDVRTIADATIEKDESHAGKVVERHWYEKNKHIFPASRWEIYDPTKKWERYTIHGD, encoded by the exons ATGTCGGGCATGGGAGACGGGTACGTCGGCACGGCCCAAGATGCCGTTAGGATCCGCCGTCTCGAGAAGCAGAGAGAAGCCGAACGCCGTAAAATCCAAGAGCTTAAAACCAAGTCCGCCTCCGCTAAAGGTCAACCGGGTCTTCTCCAATTCGGTTCAAGTACTTCTGAg attCTCGAGACTGCATTTAAGAAGGAAACTGTTGGTTTGGTTACAAGAGAGCAATATGTAGAGAAG AGAGTTAATATCCGAAACAAAATCGAAGAGGAAGAGAAGGAGAAACTCCAGAAGCTTCAACAAGA GGAAGAAGAGCTTCAATTGCAAAAGCGGAAGAAGAGGAAAGTTAAGGGGAATTCTCGCCTGTCTTTTGCAGATGATTTCGACAATGGAAGTGAAGAGGAAGACGATGAAAACA CTGCTTCTATGATGCTTTCTGCAGAAACTTCGGAATCAAAGAGGTTTAGTCGTGGAAAATTTGGCAAGGATCCATCAGTGGAAACTAGCTTTCTTCCTGACAG TGAGCGGGAGGCTGAGGAGCAAGCTGAACGTGAAAGGTTGCGGAAACAGTGGATTCTCGAACAGGAGCAAATTAAGA ATGAACCCCTTGAAATTACTTACAGCTACTGGGATGGAGCAGGCCATAGACGAGTGATCCAG GTACGCAAGGGTGATACCATAGGAGAATTCCTTCGAGCAGTTCAGCAGCAACTTGCACCGGAGTTTAGAGAGATTCGGACAACTTCTGTGGAAAATCTGCTTTATGTGAAAGAAGATCTTATTATTCCTCAT CAACATAGCTTCTACGAGCTGATTATTAATAAGGCTAGGGGCAAAAGTGGACCG CTTTTCCATTTCGATGTGCATGAAGATGTGCGAACGATAGCTGATGCTACAATCGAGAAGGATGAG TCCCATGCCGGTAAAGTAGTTGAGAGGCATTGGTACGAAAAGAACAAGCACATCTTCCCTGCTTCAAGATGGGAG ATATATGATCCAACGAAGAAATGGGAGCGATACACCATCCATGGAGATTGA
- the LOC107927818 gene encoding protein XAP5 CIRCADIAN TIMEKEEPER isoform X2, with product MSGMGDGYVGTAQDAVRIRRLEKQREAERRKIQELKTKSASAKGQPGLLQFGSSTSEILETAFKKETVGLVTREQYVEKRVNIRNKIEEEEKEKLQKLQQEEEELQLQKRKKRKVKGNSRLSFADDFDNGSEEEDDENKTSESKRFSRGKFGKDPSVETSFLPDSEREAEEQAERERLRKQWILEQEQIKNEPLEITYSYWDGAGHRRVIQVRKGDTIGEFLRAVQQQLAPEFREIRTTSVENLLYVKEDLIIPHQHSFYELIINKARGKSGPLFHFDVHEDVRTIADATIEKDESHAGKVVERHWYEKNKHIFPASRWEIYDPTKKWERYTIHGD from the exons ATGTCGGGCATGGGAGACGGGTACGTCGGCACGGCCCAAGATGCCGTTAGGATCCGCCGTCTCGAGAAGCAGAGAGAAGCCGAACGCCGTAAAATCCAAGAGCTTAAAACCAAGTCCGCCTCCGCTAAAGGTCAACCGGGTCTTCTCCAATTCGGTTCAAGTACTTCTGAg attCTCGAGACTGCATTTAAGAAGGAAACTGTTGGTTTGGTTACAAGAGAGCAATATGTAGAGAAG AGAGTTAATATCCGAAACAAAATCGAAGAGGAAGAGAAGGAGAAACTCCAGAAGCTTCAACAAGA GGAAGAAGAGCTTCAATTGCAAAAGCGGAAGAAGAGGAAAGTTAAGGGGAATTCTCGCCTGTCTTTTGCAGATGATTTCGACAATGGAAGTGAAGAGGAAGACGATGAAAACA AAACTTCGGAATCAAAGAGGTTTAGTCGTGGAAAATTTGGCAAGGATCCATCAGTGGAAACTAGCTTTCTTCCTGACAG TGAGCGGGAGGCTGAGGAGCAAGCTGAACGTGAAAGGTTGCGGAAACAGTGGATTCTCGAACAGGAGCAAATTAAGA ATGAACCCCTTGAAATTACTTACAGCTACTGGGATGGAGCAGGCCATAGACGAGTGATCCAG GTACGCAAGGGTGATACCATAGGAGAATTCCTTCGAGCAGTTCAGCAGCAACTTGCACCGGAGTTTAGAGAGATTCGGACAACTTCTGTGGAAAATCTGCTTTATGTGAAAGAAGATCTTATTATTCCTCAT CAACATAGCTTCTACGAGCTGATTATTAATAAGGCTAGGGGCAAAAGTGGACCG CTTTTCCATTTCGATGTGCATGAAGATGTGCGAACGATAGCTGATGCTACAATCGAGAAGGATGAG TCCCATGCCGGTAAAGTAGTTGAGAGGCATTGGTACGAAAAGAACAAGCACATCTTCCCTGCTTCAAGATGGGAG ATATATGATCCAACGAAGAAATGGGAGCGATACACCATCCATGGAGATTGA
- the LOC107927996 gene encoding translocon-associated protein subunit alpha: MAMKSFSVFFFVLLLLASPILQVARCQSEAEADVAEAVEEGELGIVGEEAQDFGSGNFDSAPGVETLCLFPKNSAKFISAGEETELLVGVENVGESPVNVIAITASVHLPFDHRMLVQNLSAQAFNNASVPPSKQATFPYIFAVSKYLQPGTFDLVGNIFYEIDQHPYQSTFYNGTIEVVEAGGFLSVESVFLVTLGIALLVLFGLWLQGQFQRISKKTKRAPKVEVGTRTTDTSLDEWLQGTAYTQSASKSKKKK, from the exons ATGGCGATGAAAAGCTTCAGCGTTTTCTTCTTCGTTCTACTCCTCCTCGCTTCTCCTATTCTCCAAG TTGCTAGGTGTCAATCTGAAGCGGAGGCAGATGTTGCAGAAGCTGTTGAAGAAGGTGAACTTGGGATTGTTGGTGAGGAAGCTCAGGATTTCGGTTCTGGGAATTTTGACTCGGCTCCAGGAGTTGAAACTCTCTGTCTTTTCCCTAAAAACAGTGCCAAAT TTATATCAGCCGGAGAAGAGACTGAACTCCTTGTTGGGGTGGAAAATGTTG GTGAGTCACCTGTGAATGTCATTGCAATCACAGCCAGTGTTCATCTTCCTTTTGATCATCGTATGCTTGTTCAAAATCTATCAGCACAG GCCTTTAACAATGCATCCGTACCCCCTTCAAAGCAAGCTACTTTCCCTTACATATTTGCGGTTAGCAAGTACTTGCAG CCTGGAACTTTTGATCTTGTGGGCAACATTTTCTATGAGATTGACCAGCACCCATACCAAAGTACATTCTATAATGGTACCATTGAAGTTGTTGAAGCTGGTGGCTTCCTCAGTGTCGAGTCTGTTTTCCTTGTTACCCTCGGGATTGCACTGCTGGTTCTCTTCGGTTTATGGCTTCAAGGTCAATTTCAGCGTATCTCCAAG AAAACTAAGAGAGCTCCAAAGGTGGAAGTCGGAACCAGGACTACTGATACCTCATTGGACGAGTGGCTTCAG GGAACTGCTTACACTCAGTCAGCTTCCAAATCGAAGAAAAAGAAGTAG